gagaaagcagctaatgaggtgctttcatttctttatGATTATGCGGGAATCAGTTATGAAGAGGCGCTGggtttaatgaaatttacaaACTTTCGAAAATACCCCAATCTATTTCATGCAATCTATTCTATTCATGCATTTTCTCCTTCGCATCCCTTTGCTTCTTCAAGCCATCTCTTTCACAGAGTTCTCCTTCTCTTGAATctcttatattcttattttttcttgttgaaacAATTGAAGCACACTCCTGAAAAGCCACAAGACTCAGGTAAGAGGCATATTATGTTTATTCAAAGGTGGACCTAACTCCAGCCTAGGGGAACatttatgaaatattaaacATGGTCTTATTATTATAGGTTTATTCCTACTCAAATAAATATTAGCCCATTGCATCAAATAAATATAGCCCACACAtgcattgtttttctttttttaataaattaataatagcTCAGTcctctatttaaaataagaCCACTCTTAAAGCATATAGGAAATAATAAATgtcaatccaatccaaacctatataaatttgattagaaGCATAACTCAAGCTAAGGCTCTATCAACTTGAGCTATTCTAATCATACTGATATTGGGCTACGTCCACATAGagcaaacataaaaaaatttcttctagCCACCCAAAACGCCATATTTGAACCTTGAGAACCTAGAGGGAATAGCTCTCCTCCTCTAAAAAATTGTACCAACCTATCTTGAGTGGGTTCTTCAATCTTGGTaagttttaatatatatatatatatatatatatatattcaattccaattttaattgttgttgttaagtttttatgatttagggtttgagtgaaaatttttggagattgttgatatatgttttatttttgcaacttgaattattaattagcatatatgatttttaatGTCTAGTATTTTTGGGGAATCAACTTATTGTATCTTGTTGATAAAGCAAAAGATGCATCTAATAGAGAGCAAATGACCATTGTTTTAAGATTTGTTGATAAGGATAGTTTTGTACGAGAACGTTTTTTTGAGATTGtttggtatttatttatattttgtatttgtttgtaTTATATTTGCTCGTATTGTGgctttgtttgatttataaaattttatttacatttttgtttcaagagAAAAAAGTCTTATAATATATCTCctctataataaaaaatatttagccTACCCCTATAAAAATTCATGGATCCACCATTGTGTTTATTTCTTCtcaaaaatttaccaaacacttAGAAACTGATTATtgtaccaacaacacttgtaataaaaagtttaccaaacgccaaattGCTTTATCTCACAACTAATTTGACAACGATTCTTTTCACAGTACAACAATGTCAAACTGGCCCTTAATATGATAATGAAACgtaatttgatttttaaatagtatCCAATTTGAATGGGAAATTATATATGGAAATGTTGTGTTACGAAATGAAATTTGGTACTTGTCTTAATTTGGgataatttcttttctttttggtttttgaatcatttatatattagCGTGTATGGCTACATTCAATAGGTATACCTATATATTTATGGGATATAAACTCATTGCATTCAGTCATATTCTGGCTAAATTTGCtaaaaaaacatgaacaatGTCAAATtgaatgcaattttttttcaatggatATGGAATCGCTACATGCAAGGAATGaatcatttgaaattcattgtCTAAATTTTGGCATACATAAATTGTGACGGTTTAAACAAACAATTTTACCTTATAATGACATCTAAATTCATGATTTGAAATCTCtccattcaaatttaaatttctttaaaatattaaaagcaAAAATATCATTAGATTGATAGCTAATTCGTATCTCATGCTCCTTAACAAAATGTAAATTAACTCCACATGGGTTAGtttcaaattgaaactttACCTTTTTTAAGTGCATATATTTCTTCTAGTCCACACCgacctttcttttatttttatatttttgaagGTCAAATTAGTAGTAACTGGGAAAGCCTCCACCACACAACGAGTCTATGACCTTGTGAACGAGATGGGCTTCTTTGAATTGAATTGCCGTATCCCGTCTTGCGCGAGGCAAGACCATATATACACATGGCTTTTGGAAGATCACTCCGTCCCGCCGCCGTTATCGGCTTTTTCTCAAACAGTTGgtgtgcattttttttttaaagtcgAATTGTTTTTGTGTGGTGTGGCATGGCAGAGATTTCAAGGGCTAATTGACCCTTAATCAGGTGGGACCCACATCTGGAAATGTATACCAGGCGAGACGTCAAAGTCTGACTCGCCTAGCACATATAACTACAACTGCCACGGTAAACTTTTTGACCTCATGTTTGTTTAGCATATCTGTTTATATTAATggtgttttagtttttacaCAAGTCTAGGGTTTTCTTGTTCCATTGAAAATGTGATCATCTTTAAGTTTGAAAATGATAACTGTTTGTATTATATTAACAAATTATCTCTTTATCGGGTCAATGAAAGTGTCgttgaaattaattatatgagTAAGCATTGCATGACCGTAATACCATCACTAACTAAATTTTCTAAACATCGATGATTTGTGTTAATTGAGTGAGGTACATAATCATAAATCATAATAGAGATTAAGACTTTTGTTCCTTGGCGTGATGCTTTTGTAGTCCGACTTCTTTGTAAGACTAATCAAACTTCATTGGAATATTAAACATTTGAAATTAAGCACTACaaatacttttctttttaaagaagGTACTTAAAAgataaaactaaaagaaaatagaagatATAACTCATGTGGTACCCAAACTTTTGGGGCATAAAGAATATTAAgaggtttggtcaaaataataCAACCCATATACATGTCACGTAACTCATGGATAGAGAAGAACCCTctaaactttttctttttagactTCTTGGATCATTCGAGACGTAATTTGAATAGAATTATACTTAAGTTGACTAAATAATCTCATATTATATGGAACTTAAATAGTATATTTGAATTACACATTTGCAAAAATAACTCATTCAAAACACAAATAGGAAAATTTATGTATGTATCAAACTATGATTGACAAATAACATGTAATGTGAACGTCACACCAAGAAATTTATCATTCCATACGAAAGAGGTAGGAAATTGCATTTGGATAGTCTCGATTATGTAGAGTAGTtaaattgatgatgatgatgctaAGCTAATTGAGAGGGACTCACTTTATTATAACAATGAGAAAGAAGCAACGTCTGATGGACGTCAACAAGAAGCCTCCTAATGACTTTCATCACCTCCTGCCTTGTATGTTAGTACCTAATTTGCAGGCTTTCTCCCCTAATTTACGTCCATTTGGGCAAATGAtaggaaaaatatatatatatatatttatcttaataatattgttttgttttctaatgGCTCAATGAGtcattggaaatttggaacatcatgccaaaaaagaagaagggagCATTGTACTTCACGTCTGTACTGTAAAAAAGAATGTGGACCGTAATACAAGGAACTttccaattgaaaaaaaaaaaaaaaaaatcagtttacaattcaattgaattggaaaatttcttattttacaaAATGAGAGCTAGACCCACCTGTATTATATTCATGCATATAGCTTTACTGAATGGTATTTTATGCAAGATGATCCAGTTTAAACATCATCTAATTGCGCTAGTTGGGTATATCTCAGTTGGTTAAGTTCTTTCACTTTCATCTATGTGGGCAAATGTTTGAAATTCCCGACACCCAATGAATATCGGTATAAACCCCTCCCCAATCGCTTGTATAACAACAAAATAGCATCTTTTTCACCCACCACCTTGTTATATAGGTTTATTCAAGAACATTATGCCAAAATGTTTAGGGAAAAAATTGGCCCAAGGTTTTGGTTCCATAGGGCCTACCTCCCTCATTTAGGTTCCTTCAAAGTTGAAATGAAGACATTTAGGACAAATGAGGAGGAGTTTATTATTAACATAGAAATCAAAGTACAGACAACgatgagagaaagaaaggtaGAGAGCAAAGATGCCATGAGAATAATTGTTGCTGTTGCTAAAGATGAAGGCCTATGACCTCCAATTTTATTGGCACCAATGCTTTTTTGCACGTCACTAGCTAGGAAGAAGATTCTTAAGAACAGTATAGGCTGTCcaaattttgagagagagagagagagagagagtctctttttatttttatttttatttttttaataataaaaacaaaagagagagagtcttTGACATCAATAATTTTAAGTACTATCCCTAAATTGCAAAGTGTGTTACCAAGAAATGAGCAATGTTCTTGGTGTTGTACGGCAGAAATAATGAAAGTCCCCACATTTAACTATTCTTTGAAGGTGATGGGGATTAGACAACCCACTTGCTAAGTGGGTTGAGCATTTTATGGGTATTCTTCTGACCTCCTCTCCAACTTCCTCccttcatttttcaaaattatttcgAGGTTCGTGGTTTTACCTTTTTTAGAAAGTTCTtacatgttattattttatcaataGTAATCgtttataaaatttgaactcaatATCTCATTTCatctaataaaattatgatCAAATAGCACCAGACCAAATCGTTAAAACCTCCATATTTACAcacaaatttgaatttcgggacataattttttgaacttattaattaaaatatttttaaaattttattgtgTGGCTGTCCTAGTTGGAAACTTGTGTTCCAAATCCAATGAAGACCTAGACCCACAGTGGCCCTCTCCTTAGGACATGTATTGATTGTGATGTAGCCAAATCCAATTTGGGGTCCTCATATCCTGAATTTGACTTTGTAATAGGACTCATTGAGAATTTtacatataaattaattaaattttatatagTTTCCAAATATTAAAAGTGTGCTCCTAATAAAGTGCATAGAGATGTTGAAACTAGTTAGATTTCATTTTCATAAAGATTACATGATTCACCCATTTCATACTTTAGATTATGctcaaacaaaacaagcaaagaaaacataaatgaaTTATTTGGGCACAAAGCATCTCCTTACCCATATGCAATTATATGTGTTGTATAGAAACATTTTACACCATGAGAAGGCCACCCAAAGTATGACAACACATAAAAGATGATAAAAATGAAGTTGGGTATGCATGATGGGTCACATGGATCAATATGAGACACAAACTAAAGTTGTCCTTGTAACTGATTGATTATAGGTAGGCACAATAGGAGGTGGGAAGAGAGTGCACATGTAAAGCATTTTGTTCtatttggaaaagaaaaggctaAGCTCATGAAATTGTGCTCCAATAAGTTTCCAGATAGTAGGttacaaaattaaacacaAGGGCACCTAAACCTAGTGGTGGAGGGTTCTTGGCATGTGAAGTTGTCACAAGCTCAAAGAAAGTTGTATGCAAAACAAGGCTGGCTACATTGAAGATAACCATTGCCTGTGAACCAACCTTTTTGTTATCTTGTAAGAATCTAATCCTAACAAAATggcgcagagagagagagagaggggggggggggggcgCGCGGGGAGTTGGGGGAAAGTCATGAGAGCCATGATTTTTGCTTGGAAAGTCCACAAAAAAACCCACTAAAGATAAAAAGTGGAAGATTTGTTTAGGCTTTTTCTCTCTAGTGGGAAAGTGGGGGTGAAAAAGATGGGCATGGGCATTAGTCCTTTTAGGTTGAGGTCCCAATTTTGAAGCAGAATCAGCATAAAAAATTGTAATCTAGCATAAGTAGAAACCTacaacaaaggaaaaagaccCACGAGGGTTCTGTTTCTTTGCATGTGAAAAGCACTAATTGCTCCATAAAATGAAGTGTCTCTTATTTTGCTCAAGATAAGAGTCCATTCATTTTTTTGCTCCTGCCTCATTGGCTACTTATAGCCTTTTGCCTTCATATCTAtccttcatatatatatatatatgatgagtTATGTCATCCAATTTTGCTTCACTATCTTGCCAACCATCCATTTTCTTCTCTGCCCATCTACAATTTTAGGCCAATTTCTCTGTCCTTTTTTCAAATTCTCTTCAAAACCTATGATGATGTTATGGTGCTCTCCATCTGTTAAAATTTCCAGCTCAATTAGCAATGAACCAAAACGAAAAGTGACCCACTTGACCATCTCATGTCAAAATTTGTATGAGAGGAGGAGCTCATTATGCATGCTTAGATGTTTGAAGATGATAGATGACCATGTTATCAAGACTTCGCTTGGTACTTCTTGTTTGAAACCGTGGGGAAACcagaataaaaatgaaaacgtCTATATAAATTGGCTGTATAAAGTCAGACCAAAAAggataaaaaaggaaaaaacccGGCTATATAAAGATTTTGACTTGCAAGACAATTTGTTCGTTGTTGACTTGTTGCCCAACCCAATTCTAAAAGCCCTGCTAAAAGTTCCGAAAGCCCAACTCCAATATGATGATTAATTTTGTCGAAATCcaccaaatacaaaatatagaTACTAGAATTAGCAAAATGGgaattccaaaaaaattaagcGTCGACACCTCGAGGATTTACAAAAGTGTAGGAAGCAACAGAATTTCAGCAACAATGGATTCGAATATCAAGATCATAAACTGTAACCCGGACTCCATCTTCCTTCAGGCAGTAAAACATCATAAATCGGTTGTTCCGCCAGCCAGAATGTCCAAATCAACTTTCAACCATCGGTTCGGGGTCAGATGGTTCCGTGAGAGATGGCTGTGTGAGAGATTTGTTGGATTGACGTACAGAATTGAAAAGAATGTCCTTGATAACCTACGCAAAAACAGATAAGAGCAACTTTGTTAATAACGGACAAGAAAACTAATTGTTGTTGCAAAAACCTTCTGCTCAGAGCACACATAGGGTATATGAAGATCGGCAAAGCCAGGGCTACCTGTGACATCAGACCGTGCACCTGCTCGACAGTTATCTTTGCACTGTCACGAGTAATTTTGGCAAGTTGTGATTCTTCCTGCAATTCATGAAGCCATTGAAATTATAGACTCAAATAAATTACCAGCAAAAGAGGTAACCAGCAACATGAATGTTAAACAATAATAAGATaccaaaacaaattataatataGTAACATCTTCCTCTTAATCCCAACTCTGTCCTACATAGAAATGAAATCACCAGGTCTGCATTTCCAAGGTCACCTGGATCTAAATGGCCTGTCTACGGGACCAAGTGGGACCCACCTAAAAGGACAGGAGAAGAAAAGATATGGGCACAATACTGCTAAATAGTTGaatttgtaggaaaacaatttttttttcctttaacgAGTGGAAACCAAACATAAATGCAAATGATTCTCAGGGTGGGAAAATAATTGCGTCTTTTAtctttctgttttcttcttgatATATCCACATATTTATCAGTTTTcatgaaagaaacaaaagaacagAACTGAATGAAAAGGAAGAATGACACCATGTTCACACTTCAATGGACATCCACAAGCATAGCCACATAGAATGATGAAATTTTAAAGGTGTGTTTTATCCATACGATTTGTCAGCCCTAACCTTCTCTACCTCTATATGGGTAACAGTTCCCTCTTAGCAGTTCCTAAATATATGAATCACAAACCATTTTATTGACAGCTCTTCTTCTAAAtcaaacaagagagagagagagagagagagagagagagagagagagagagagagagagtagggGGGAGTGAGATTTACCTCCTTCTTTCTTTGTGGGGGAGTTATTAATGGCCCAAAGCGAGAATGAGACAAATGATTTTCTGCTTGCTCCAGTTTTTCAGCTGACATGATGCAAGGGAGACAACTTAATATTCAgtaaaataatatatccaTATAATACGAGGATGACGGATGGAAATACTTGAATAGGCAATATGCAACAGGTAAGAAAGTACCTAGATCAGAAATTTGTCCAGCAACATAATCTCCATTGCCCAATAAAGGTGAGGAAGAAAGAGTATTCACCCAATACTTGTTCCAAAGAAGATCCAAGAGGTGGCAGTCAAGAGAAGACTTGAAATAAGTGATATCCAGAGAATaatactgcataaacaaatacaaatgaGTTTCAGAGACTAACAAACTAAAGTTTCACAAAAGAACCATAGgataaaaacataataacctGTTTACAGTGCACACCAAAGTCCTCAATTTTGTTCAGAGGAATGGTCTGATACTCGGACACAGGGTCATCTGGAGGCTTATATCCTTCTGGGTATGTCCTGAATGCACCGATGTCAACCTTTCCAGCTGACACTGTCCGAGTTGGATCAATAACAACAGCCAAAAAGGGCTCCTGAAATTGCTGGTTTAGCATCTGTGTGGAAACATCAATACCCGAAAGCCAGCATCCATAACCAGGATGAGAATGGTACCACCCAACCACATTCTCCAACCGCCCCGCCTATACCATAACATACTCTGTAAGAGGATTAACCTTGAAAAAAACAGAACTAATACATGGGACTCTAATAGAAGAATTCTACTCtacaaaaatacaacaaaGACTTTGAGAAATTATACTTATCACATTTTGCCCCACTAGAATCCTAGCAACTATGTACAAAAGAGGGTTAGATAGACACTGTATTCAATGCAATAGTTTGTTCACAAGCCAGCTCTTTCCTATTACTCATAAACCAAACAGTGTCTCTATACAGCCACCCCAAGAAAATGGCCAAAAGAGAAACAGACATTAGGGATTTTTAAGAGTGGCATTAAGGTCTTTTACATCATATTGAACAATTTTCGCCAATGCAGCAATTCCATGACGCAATAACCCAACCGCAACAGCAATTAGGGTTTCACAAAGGCCTCAAATTCATCCCCAAACcattaataattataaaaacaaattacaagaacgaagaaaataggaaaagaaGCAGAGACCTGCTTGTTGGTCTGGGAATAGTCCACCATGTACTCATAGGCATCGGCCTGAGCATTAACCCTAGTCTCAGTCCCTTCAACAGGCAAAGCAAAAGCGTCCATGACGATAATGGCGTCCCCGTCCGTCTTGCCCTGCATGAGGCCCATGACCTCGATGGTCCCACCGGAACGGGCGTGTACGACCATCTTCAAGAGCGCGAGGGCGGAGATCTTGACGCGCTTGAAGTAGTGGGGGTCGTTGGTCCAGGGCTTCTCTTGCTGGAACTTGGCCTGCGCCGCCTCGTCGTAGTAGAATATGGCGTCGGCCGACGGGTCCGCCTTCGACTTCGCCACGCTCGGAGGCGTGTCCATGGGGATTATGTTGTTCTCTAGCTCCCATGTCTGCTGGGCTATTTGCGCGTCCATGGTGTTTGTGAAATTGACTCTTAGACACTATTCGTTCTCTTTGATGCAATGTACCAGTGTGACTGACTCTGCGTAATCGAGTGAAATCGATTTCCACtaaggaaataaaaataataaattgcCACTGGGCTGGGTTTTGGGATCTATCGGAGAAGATAAAGCCCAATGGGCTGTAGCTATTATCCATTAGCATGTCAAAAGagcaaaatataattttttttatttttttattttatacaagcgatagtgaAGGAAGAATGAATCAAACTTAGGACTTCAAGTGCAAGAATAAAtggtaaatgctcttaaccacccttacatttttgttttatgtttgtagagcaaaagaaaatatgttaTCATATAtttcatcattttatttttttaataattaaaactcGTTTAGGAGTTCTTTCGGAACTGCTAAAAGCACTTGTCTTACAAGAACGATGTTTGGCAAAAACTATAAGAGTGCTTTGCATGGGACTTAATGTCAACATATCGGGCATACTCAAACAGATGGTTTTCACAATTccaatcaatttggaaaattCTCTACAATTTCCTTTCAAGTCTAGCTAAACGTAGACTAAAATCCCATGACATAAAAATTCCCAACAGTAGTTCCTACCTTgttaacataaataaaaaaaattggcaaaTTACAAAGGCTAGAATACAATAAATTATACAGTAAGGTACAAAAGCCACAATTCATTCAGTGTCATTTGCCCCGTGACCTGCCTCTCCTGTTGTATCTGCTGAGTCTCTTTCCCTTCTGCTTCTCAACGACGGGGGTGCTTTTTGAATTCGGCTGGGTCAGCTCCTGAGAAAAATATTCATCGGCCATACTAGAGCTGTTTTGGGAGCCAGTGGCAACAAAATCGTTGTCCTTTGTGACATCCATATAATTTTCAATCGATTCGGGTACCTCAATACTAGCTTCACTCAAAGGCACGCcgtcattttcatttttattggCGACCTCGACAGTAGCATTGTTGAAAAACTCATGGGCTTCTTCCTCCACAGTGAGATCTACAGCTACCTTCTCATGGCTTGAGGTGACTGGATTAGTTTCCCCATTAAGTATAGGGTTTTCTTCTATACCCAAGTCTGGTGCGGACAAACTGAAACACAGGAAACCAGTTcactaaaaaatttatgtagaTGATGCAGCACTAAAGCAATGGCATCAACAACCGCTTACCTGGCTACCGAAGAAGGGAAACCATTTGTGGTATAAGCATTTCTTGATCCAGTCACTTCTCCAGTTGTTGAACAGGTTATGTCATGtaattttgaatctccaaCTGATAAGTAAGTCGAGGTTAGTCAGTAAATCTAACTCTTCTGCCACAAAAATGTGCTCGAGTATAAATCATGCAGCAGAAGGGTAAAAGGGAATTTACCTTCTGAGGTTCCTCCTATGTCTGTGTTTCGCTGTTCAGTCCCATTAGAGTTCTTCTGCCCGCCAAAATCACCAGCAACAGTGTCACTGTGACATACAAGGGGAAATAGATGTTATAAGCCAAAACAATTACGGACCTAATCAAGgggcaaaagaaaaaaagaggggCTTAGGGAAAgatcaaaatcacaatccaAACCAGTGCAGCACAGATGCTAGAAAATGGATTCTCAACTATTTCTTTCCCACTTTAAAGTTTTATTTAGAACCATTCCTTAaacacaaaagcaaaacaatgaGTTTGATGTTACCAGACAAGTTTGCCATGCCTTATCATATTGACATCAGAGACAGATATGACACCTTTAAGTAAACTGCAAATGGACATGCATAACCAACATCGTTAAGTAAGCTACAAACTGATATTCATACATAAACTTGTAATTAGAGGACACCTGTATTCTAATAACCATTTTGTGTATGCGTTGAATGATTTGTGAAAATGCTACAGGAATTAGTTAATGGAAGTTTTGGTTGACTAATTAAGCTACCATTGTGGGAAAGGGATAACCTGGGAGCAGTCTTCATATCTTCAGATGCCTTAAGTCGCTGTCCAGTGGTTGACACCCCTTCTAAGGCATTCTGAGAACCTATTAGATGGGCAAACTTTGTCATTAGAAAATCAATTAGAATATATAGTATTGATATgaatgtgtgtatgtgtgtgctTGTGGGCACATCTGTGCAGCAGAAACAAATAATCCATCTGAATCACCGTCAACAAAAGATAAAAGCATAAATTACAAGCACCTCCTTTTCCATCAATTGCAGCGACATCTGAATccttcataaaaagaaaataagaggtTATAACAAGAATCTGGTAGCTCAGAGTCTTCATCAAAACTCATTTTGAAAGatggaaagaaaaagtatGTATAATAGGCTATACTCAAATTCTTGGGAACCTGATTTTGTTCGGAACTGATAATAGCCGGAAGTGGCAAAGCTTCTTTCTGTAACTCGTACTGTGTCTTCTCCGAAACTGAAAGAGCAGAAAATAAGGTTCCATGTCATAGATTTCCTATATTTTAGTTTTCCTATTTTCTAAAAATTAAAGGGGAGTGTTAATATCATTTCAGTAGGGGAGTACTATCAATAAAATGAGAATAAAAAACTAAGGGAGGAGAGCAGGATGACTATTTTGGAAGGCTAATAACAGCTCTGatacaatataaatatatgcaatATATTCATAAACTGATGACAATAGAGTATTGGACTAAACTAACAGACTTAGTTCGACCCAGTAAAGAAAACATACCATTGGAGCCATAGGATGTAGTTACTCCAGAAGACAAGTTCACGTTTGCACCTATGGAATTCTTAGAATTGTGAATTTTATCTCCCATTTCAACTTCTTGTTTTCCATCCACCAAATAACCCGAGGTACTTCTATTTCCTAAAGTAGATGCAGACCAATCAATTCTTGTTGAAGGTAGGGACCTCAGCAATTCTTCTGTTGCCTTCGATCGCACTCTTCGTATTTCATCCTGGATATTCCAGGACCCAGTGGCACGGAAGTCCCTTTTCAGCTGCATTGAAATTTCAGAATGCACAATCAGAATATCAATAAAGAGAATACCTCCACATTTCTCTCTACCAATCCAAAAGATATTTCCTCATTTATGTTTCACacttaaaacaaagaaaacagaaagaatGCGTCAACAACTTCCCACAGTTactaaaagaagaaagaaacatatGTGGTTCAACATCAACCTCCAATGTGTTATTTGTTAGTCTGCATTAACTGTTAATAAATGGTCATTCTGCAGTTATATGAGAAAAAACTTCCTTTCAAGCTTCAACATGTACCCAGATGTGAGTGCCAATGCCTTGTCTTTGGACCCAAAACATTGTCCTAACACACGGATGAGTCATTGTGGATCCACTCAACTCAATATTTATCCATTTAGGGTTAATGATTAGCTTGTTTGCATCATTATTGAATCACGACCTTATTCAGGGGTTTCCCTGAATTTTACAACCATACAAGCTATAATTACTCGACCCAGCATACACTACGGGTGGGCATTCAAACCGGAAAACCAAGCCATACACAACAAAACCTGACTTTTTTTAGTTACTACAAAATTCTAGACTTTCTCCATTAAATTTGCAGCTCACCCTTGCTTGCTGTTCATAGTTACACAGAACCATAAATACCAGAATTTCTCTAACCCGCATAATCCTGATTCAAGAAAAGTCATCATCTAATTGAAATATCAAAACATTATCCAATCCTAAATGGATTGCTAGTCTTTGTTCAGTTTGAAAATCTATCTCCAGCCtcaatcttttcttttaaagaactGCCACATTTAACATTACCCAGGACCTGGCATCCATACGAAGGAGTAAATAACCTCCCATTAGCAGTTTGAGTCTACAGTCCAAGTCCTACTTGtcacaaactcaaaaatgaaaaagatatGACTACAAAAATTCCAAATGGTACCTTCAATGTAGACACAGAATTGCCACCAATTGAATATGGGGTTTCTTCATTGAAAAGTTGCATCCCTGTTGATGATGGAGATCTCAGTTCTCCATGCTTAATAGAAGGAGATGCCCATGGAGGACGTGCCCGCATATACAGCTTGGCTACATCCACTGGTGAACCACCTTTGTCTTCAGCCCCCTGCACCAACagaatcaaattgaaaactcAACCTCCTGTCCTTGCATATAAAACATAATGATATAATGAAAGTACTAAATTGAAATATATCAAGAGACTTTGGTATCTCTACCAAATTTCTACCATAAACTTTCGGAGAAGGTGTAGCATATATCTTCTATGTAGTTTTCTTTCATCAAGAGATTAGAAAGTTTAGAATTGCCTATTTCAACCAAGATCTGAATGAAAAGGGTTGTACTACGACATAAGGGAAGATTTTATTCCAAAGATAAGGATCCAGACATGGGGGAAAAAGTAGAAAGCACATGATAGCCATGAGATAATACCAGAGGAAGAACACTCACTTGTGGGAACATAAGAGAATTTAAGGTGCAGGTTCCATGATCCGAA
The window above is part of the Prunus dulcis chromosome 1, ALMONDv2, whole genome shotgun sequence genome. Proteins encoded here:
- the LOC117614380 gene encoding protein KAKU4 isoform X4, with the protein product MQETFSREECDRLIKIIKSRVVGFTTAEDAENTRPNVDTPDFCGTAVTEAKKWLKERRLGSSSKSDSDHGTCTLNSLMFPQGAEDKGGSPVDVAKLYMRARPPWASPSIKHGELRSPSSTGMQLFNEETPYSIGGNSVSTLKLKRDFRATGSWNIQDEIRRVRSKATEELLRSLPSTRIDWSASTLGNRSTSGYLVDGKQEVEMGDKIHNSKNSIGANVNLSSGVTTSYGSNVSEKTQYELQKEALPLPAIISSEQNQDSDVAAIDGKGGSQNALEGVSTTGQRLKASEDMKTAPSLLKGVISVSDVNMIRHGKLVCDTVAGDFGGQKNSNGTEQRNTDIGGTSEVGDSKLHDITCSTTGEVTGSRNAYTTNGFPSSVASLSAPDLGIEENPILNGETNPVTSSHEKVAVDLTVEEEAHEFFNNATVEVANKNENDGVPLSEASIEVPESIENYMDVTKDNDFVATGSQNSSSMADEYFSQELTQPNSKSTPVVEKQKGKRLSRYNRRGRSRGK